Proteins from one Ranitomeya variabilis isolate aRanVar5 chromosome 1, aRanVar5.hap1, whole genome shotgun sequence genomic window:
- the MTFP1 gene encoding mitochondrial fission process protein 1 — translation MAGHSAAEEPDLYRDTWVRYLGYANEVGESFRALVPKSLVWATYGVATAYVTADAADKGRRAAQANTNGLGRTADITVAVVDTFVWQALASVAIPGFTINRICATSLYLMGRVTHWPLPIRKWATTAIGLSAIPVIITPIDRSVDYLMDSSLRKLYNTHKPNESRPTS, via the exons ATGGCCGGGCACAGCGCGGCGGAGGAGCCCGACCTGTACAGGGACACGTGGGTCCGGTACTTGG GTTACGCCAATGAAGTTGGGGAGTCATTTCGGGCCCTAGTACCAAAATCTCTTGTTTGGGCAACCTATGGTGTAGCCACGGCTTATGTAACTGCAGATGCGGCTGATAAAGGACGAAGAGCTGCACAG GCAAACACAAATGGTCTAGGTCGTACAGCAGATATCACAGTGGCTGTGGTAGATACCTTTGTTTGGCAAGCTCTTGCATCGGTGGCCATACCTGGGTTTACCATCAATCGAATATGTGCCACTTCTCTTTATTTGATGGGACGTGTTACCCACTGGCCTCTCCCAATACGAAAGTGGGCTACTACTGCAATAGGACTCTCAGCCATTCCTGTCATTATAACGCCAATTGACAG ATCAGTGGACTACTTGATGGACTCAAGCCTTCGCAAACTCTATAATACACACAAGCCAAATGAATCTCGGCCTACTTCATAG